In the genome of Nonlabens sp. MB-3u-79, one region contains:
- a CDS encoding pirin family protein: MNTTLHKSDSRGHANHGWLNSYHSFSFAGYHNPDRMSFGVLRVLNDDAVAGGMGFGAHPHENMEIISIPLSGDLKHQDSTGRTTIIKNGDIQVMSAGTGITHSEKNASQNEEVKFLQIWVIPNQQNVTPRYDQITLDPNNRRNQLEQILSPNPEDAGVWIHQDAWFHLGTFEKGIKSTYEINKSGNGVYAFVLKGSFKIGDQEMSHRDGLGIWEASSFELTSLSENAEILLMEVPLG; encoded by the coding sequence ATGAATACAACCCTACACAAATCAGATTCTAGAGGTCATGCAAATCATGGCTGGTTGAATAGTTACCATTCGTTTAGCTTTGCGGGATATCACAATCCAGACCGTATGAGTTTTGGAGTATTGCGCGTATTAAATGATGATGCTGTTGCAGGTGGTATGGGCTTTGGTGCTCACCCGCATGAGAACATGGAGATTATAAGCATCCCTCTTTCTGGGGACTTAAAACACCAAGACAGTACAGGAAGAACAACCATTATCAAAAATGGAGATATCCAAGTGATGAGCGCAGGGACGGGGATTACTCACAGTGAGAAAAATGCAAGTCAAAATGAAGAAGTGAAATTTCTTCAAATTTGGGTTATTCCTAATCAGCAAAATGTCACTCCTCGTTATGATCAAATCACTCTTGACCCTAACAATAGGCGCAATCAATTAGAACAAATACTTTCTCCTAACCCAGAGGATGCCGGTGTATGGATTCATCAAGATGCTTGGTTTCATTTAGGAACTTTTGAAAAAGGTATAAAAAGTACTTATGAGATCAACAAGTCTGGAAACGGGGTCTACGCTTTTGTTTTAAAAGGTTCTTTTAAGATAGGAGATCAAGAAATGAGCCATCGCGATGGGTTAGGGATTTGGGAGGCCTCCTCTTTTGAATTGACTTCTTTATCTGAGAATGCTGAGATTTTATTGATGGAAGTACCATTAGGATAA
- a CDS encoding 4Fe-4S dicluster domain-containing protein produces MAIIITDECINCGACEAECPNTAIYEPADDYRYADGTDLDGNVVLPSGKEIDANETQEPVSDEFYYIVPDKCTECVGFHEEPQCAAVCPVDCCVPDDNVVETKEELEAKQAFMHKG; encoded by the coding sequence ATGGCAATCATCATAACAGACGAATGTATTAATTGCGGTGCTTGCGAGGCAGAGTGTCCGAACACGGCAATTTATGAACCAGCTGACGACTATCGCTATGCAGATGGTACTGATCTAGATGGAAATGTAGTGTTGCCATCTGGAAAAGAAATAGATGCTAACGAGACGCAAGAACCAGTAAGTGACGAATTTTATTATATAGTACCCGATAAATGTACCGAATGTGTTGGCTTTCATGAAGAGCCACAATGTGCTGCTGTTTGTCCGGTAGATTGTTGTGTGCCAGACGACAATGTGGTAGAAACGAAGGAAGAGCTAGAAGCCAAACAGGCTTTTATGCATAAAGGATAA
- a CDS encoding DUF6146 family protein encodes MKNLLYSILIIAAIVGCSSVQTRTKGKKNPSGVQNDTVRIANDSLQYELIVIEPGFYGWLAGQPQQGYYSQSSMEISNNFKVMEYNLRTRNPMQYGVNLYTFPIEYDRNIDYGYEVNYMLYNYFLFFEQTYNQRLK; translated from the coding sequence ATGAAAAATTTATTATACAGCATTTTAATAATAGCAGCTATTGTAGGATGCAGCTCCGTGCAAACGAGGACAAAAGGAAAAAAGAATCCCTCTGGAGTACAAAATGATACCGTGCGTATTGCAAATGACAGTCTGCAATACGAGCTAATCGTTATAGAGCCAGGATTTTATGGTTGGCTTGCAGGTCAACCACAACAAGGATATTACTCACAATCTAGTATGGAAATTAGTAATAATTTTAAAGTAATGGAGTATAATTTACGAACTAGGAACCCCATGCAGTACGGAGTTAATTTATACACTTTTCCTATAGAATATGATCGCAATATAGATTATGGCTATGAAGTCAATTATATGTTATATAACTACTTTCTTTTCTTTGAACAAACATACAATCAGAGGCTGAAGTAA
- a CDS encoding NAD(P)-dependent oxidoreductase yields the protein MKILANDGVSQSGIDKLTAAGHEVLTTNVAQDQLQDYINKNDIAVLLVRSATTARKELIDNCPSLKIIGRGGVGMDNIDVTYAREKGLQVINTPAASSASVSELVFAHLYGGVRFLYDANRNMPLEGESNFKGLKKTYAKGSELRGKTIGIIGIGRIGQEVAKIAAGVGMNVIAHDSFADKSPTVSWDLFDGQTINVEIPLVSKEELLKTADFVTIHVPAQTDYVIGTDELEMMKKGAAIVNAARGGVLDEVALVAALESEHISFAALDVFEKEPKPEVVLLMNSKLSLSPHIGAATNEAQDRIGTELADQIINILG from the coding sequence ATGAAAATACTAGCAAATGATGGCGTTTCACAAAGCGGAATAGATAAATTAACCGCAGCTGGTCACGAGGTGTTGACTACAAATGTAGCACAAGATCAACTACAAGATTACATCAATAAAAATGATATCGCAGTTCTTTTAGTACGATCTGCTACAACGGCTCGTAAGGAATTGATCGATAATTGTCCAAGTCTTAAAATTATAGGTCGTGGTGGTGTTGGAATGGATAATATAGATGTGACTTATGCTCGTGAAAAAGGTCTTCAAGTAATCAATACTCCTGCAGCGAGTAGCGCAAGTGTCTCTGAATTGGTTTTTGCACACCTTTATGGTGGAGTTCGTTTTCTTTATGATGCAAACCGCAACATGCCGCTAGAAGGAGAAAGCAACTTTAAAGGGCTTAAAAAAACCTATGCAAAAGGTTCTGAACTACGAGGTAAAACTATAGGGATAATTGGAATAGGACGTATAGGACAAGAAGTGGCCAAAATTGCTGCTGGTGTAGGAATGAACGTAATTGCTCACGATAGTTTTGCAGATAAGTCACCTACTGTTTCCTGGGATCTTTTTGACGGACAAACTATTAATGTTGAAATTCCTTTGGTAAGTAAAGAAGAACTATTAAAAACAGCCGACTTTGTAACTATTCATGTTCCCGCACAAACGGATTATGTTATAGGAACTGATGAGTTAGAAATGATGAAAAAAGGAGCTGCTATTGTTAATGCTGCTCGTGGTGGTGTTCTTGATGAAGTAGCTTTAGTAGCTGCCTTAGAATCAGAGCACATCTCTTTTGCTGCGTTAGATGTTTTTGAAAAAGAACCAAAACCTGAGGTTGTATTGCTTATGAACTCTAAACTTTCTTTAAGTCCACATATAGGTGCTGCAACTAATGAAGCTCAGGACCGTATTGGAACCGAACTAGCAGACCAGATTATTAACATATTAGGGTAA
- a CDS encoding DUF6503 family protein: protein MKYLFTLLVFFTSFNINAQELSGKQLLDKAIKKHDPNNNWSSFTGKLEITMTTPKNPKRVSNIDINLPAQCFELIAVRDSVMTEYRVNEDEVNVVKLDWKNPEKQLETTEKDLERAVFMKNYYTYLYGLPMKLKDQGTHIAEKVERKTFKGKEYLVLKATYDQHVGSDAWFFYFDPTTYKMEVYQFFKTEPFGKIIPNTGEYILLSENQVVNDINMPKVRKWYYNKDDQFLGADVITK from the coding sequence ATGAAATATCTCTTTACTCTTCTGGTGTTCTTTACAAGCTTTAATATCAATGCGCAAGAACTCAGCGGTAAGCAATTACTGGATAAGGCAATTAAGAAACATGATCCTAATAATAATTGGTCTTCATTTACAGGTAAGTTAGAGATAACAATGACCACACCTAAAAACCCTAAAAGGGTTAGCAATATTGACATTAATTTACCCGCTCAATGTTTTGAATTGATTGCTGTAAGAGACAGCGTTATGACCGAGTATCGTGTCAATGAAGATGAAGTTAACGTCGTAAAGCTAGACTGGAAAAACCCAGAAAAGCAACTAGAGACTACAGAAAAGGATTTGGAACGTGCTGTTTTTATGAAAAACTACTACACCTATTTGTATGGATTACCTATGAAGTTGAAGGATCAAGGAACTCATATAGCCGAAAAAGTAGAACGCAAAACCTTTAAAGGCAAAGAGTACCTTGTACTCAAGGCCACTTATGATCAACATGTAGGTAGCGATGCATGGTTTTTTTATTTTGACCCCACTACATATAAGATGGAAGTGTACCAGTTTTTTAAAACGGAACCTTTTGGAAAAATAATTCCTAATACTGGAGAGTATATTTTACTTTCTGAAAACCAAGTGGTTAATGATATCAATATGCCTAAAGTGCGCAAGTGGTATTACAATAAAGACGATCAGTTTTTAGGTGCTGATGTAATTACTAAATAA
- a CDS encoding acyl-CoA reductase, with protein MKTKSINTSLNDRITAFAKASSLLSSYLEGSLKALTNDGVSWHDRIQQRLELAQRKNSWFTDDTLEFAITQWAEALNEENLTIWMQNYPLDKVTAKNIALITAGNLPLVGFHDVLSVIIVGHHAMIKNSSNDDVLTPLLLEIATSFCADLASSYSYVDGKLENYDAVIATGSNNTARYFEHYFGEKPNIIRKNRNSVAVLTGNETLEQMEALSKDVFLYFGLGCRSVSHLKVPKGYNFDLFFNGMFVQKGLIKNEKYLNNYDYNKAVYLMSEFDLLDNEFLLIKEENSSYSSPIASLGYSFYEHIEDLAVEFEQNADQLQCVVAQGAAAATVIEKLGGKNAPQIVDFGTTQTPGLQDYADGVDTIQFLLTLS; from the coding sequence GTGAAGACAAAGTCAATTAATACCTCGTTAAATGATCGAATTACCGCTTTCGCGAAAGCGAGTTCCCTACTTTCCTCCTACCTAGAAGGCAGTTTAAAAGCGTTAACAAATGACGGTGTAAGCTGGCACGACCGTATTCAGCAGAGATTAGAGCTCGCTCAACGCAAGAACTCTTGGTTTACAGATGACACCTTAGAATTTGCCATTACACAATGGGCAGAGGCACTTAACGAAGAAAATTTAACGATTTGGATGCAAAATTATCCTTTAGATAAGGTGACCGCTAAAAATATTGCATTAATAACTGCTGGTAATTTGCCATTAGTAGGTTTTCACGATGTGTTATCGGTGATCATCGTTGGTCATCATGCCATGATAAAAAATTCGAGTAATGATGATGTGTTGACGCCTTTACTGCTAGAAATAGCAACTTCATTTTGTGCAGACTTAGCATCATCTTATTCCTATGTGGATGGTAAATTGGAAAATTACGATGCTGTTATCGCGACAGGAAGCAACAATACCGCACGTTATTTTGAACATTATTTTGGTGAAAAACCTAACATCATACGCAAGAACCGTAATAGTGTTGCTGTACTAACAGGGAATGAAACTCTAGAGCAAATGGAGGCTTTGAGTAAGGATGTGTTTCTTTATTTTGGTTTGGGTTGTAGAAGTGTGAGTCATTTAAAGGTTCCTAAAGGTTATAATTTTGATCTTTTTTTTAATGGGATGTTTGTGCAGAAAGGACTTATCAAAAATGAGAAGTACTTGAATAATTACGATTACAACAAGGCGGTTTACCTGATGAGTGAGTTTGATTTACTGGACAACGAATTCTTATTGATAAAAGAAGAGAACAGCAGCTACTCTTCTCCTATCGCGAGTTTAGGTTATAGTTTTTATGAACACATAGAAGATCTAGCGGTAGAATTTGAACAAAACGCAGATCAATTGCAATGTGTTGTTGCCCAAGGGGCCGCAGCGGCTACTGTCATAGAAAAGTTGGGAGGTAAGAACGCTCCTCAAATTGTTGATTTTGGAACAACACAGACCCCTGGATTACAAGATTATGCTGATGGTGTGGACACGATTCAGTTTTTGTTGACATTATCTTAA
- a CDS encoding serine hydrolase has protein sequence MIKKIILGMVIIVVIAAAAGGYAIYSFFPEDDYVAQFALENPDKSAFLLIRNDTVIGQQNLHKQMPLASTLKLIIAVEFAEQVGQGLLNPEEKIAKKELLQFYVPNSDAGAHNNWSDSDDILKYGDSIPLISIAKGMMQYSSNANSEWLMERLGLKNINNQLTKLDFKDHSPIYPFVSSLFITKEYFKDKTEEELIQAIKNLSEEQYINYALDIHQKMLKDPDYSNQQLDLNETMQRIWSDRLPTGSVGDYVALMKKLNSKTYYDEKTQTVLHEIIETSMRYNSTKEFYKHIGIKSGSTLFIITKALYAEDHKGNKTEMAYFFNDLDAQERKKMTMFMKDFDRAVLRNPIMVQQIQKLYSTDE, from the coding sequence ATGATTAAAAAAATAATACTGGGAATGGTTATCATTGTGGTAATCGCTGCTGCTGCTGGTGGATATGCGATATATTCCTTCTTTCCTGAAGATGATTATGTCGCTCAATTTGCTTTAGAAAATCCAGATAAATCTGCTTTTTTATTAATTAGAAATGATACCGTCATCGGTCAGCAAAACCTTCATAAACAAATGCCACTGGCCAGTACGCTAAAGTTAATCATAGCAGTGGAATTTGCTGAGCAAGTTGGACAAGGTTTGCTAAATCCAGAGGAGAAAATAGCAAAGAAAGAACTGCTTCAATTCTATGTTCCTAATTCAGATGCCGGCGCTCATAATAACTGGAGTGACAGCGATGATATTCTTAAATACGGCGATAGTATACCTTTAATAAGTATTGCAAAAGGAATGATGCAATACAGTTCTAATGCAAATTCAGAATGGCTTATGGAACGATTAGGTCTTAAAAATATCAATAATCAGTTGACCAAATTAGATTTTAAGGACCACTCTCCTATTTATCCTTTTGTTTCTTCCTTATTTATTACTAAAGAGTACTTTAAAGATAAAACAGAAGAGGAACTAATACAGGCTATTAAAAACTTATCTGAAGAGCAGTACATCAATTATGCACTGGATATTCATCAGAAAATGCTTAAGGATCCTGATTATAGCAACCAACAGTTGGATTTAAATGAGACCATGCAGCGTATTTGGTCGGACAGATTGCCTACTGGAAGTGTTGGTGATTATGTTGCATTGATGAAAAAACTCAATTCCAAAACCTATTATGATGAAAAAACACAAACTGTTCTCCATGAAATCATTGAAACAAGTATGCGCTATAATTCTACAAAGGAATTCTATAAGCATATAGGAATTAAAAGTGGGTCGACTCTCTTTATCATAACAAAAGCTCTTTATGCTGAAGACCATAAAGGGAATAAAACCGAGATGGCTTACTTTTTTAATGACCTGGATGCTCAGGAGCGTAAAAAAATGACCATGTTCATGAAGGACTTTGACAGGGCAGTACTTAGAAATCCTATAATGGTACAACAAATTCAGAAGTTGTATTCCACCGATGAATAG
- a CDS encoding DUF6787 family protein, whose translation MQKIKKNWEITHNWQLIFIPLGILGLLACGYFIAVLTLPTTFEDITYEYAFTGITTVFLAFIFYIVTMWLFKKLRTRWDVTYRWELIAIFIVFAVTGSLSARLSGPLMELIGLTKESTSLWVFWPLRILIIFPIYQIVLVGMGWVFGQHAFFWEFEKKMLSRFGIKL comes from the coding sequence ATGCAAAAAATAAAAAAGAATTGGGAAATAACTCATAACTGGCAACTCATTTTTATACCCTTAGGAATTCTAGGACTTCTCGCCTGCGGTTATTTTATAGCAGTGCTGACATTACCTACCACTTTTGAAGACATTACTTATGAATATGCTTTTACGGGCATTACGACAGTATTCCTTGCTTTTATTTTTTATATAGTCACTATGTGGCTGTTTAAAAAATTGAGGACGAGATGGGACGTCACTTATAGATGGGAATTGATAGCTATTTTTATTGTGTTTGCCGTTACAGGTTCTCTATCTGCTCGCTTATCTGGTCCTCTTATGGAGTTAATAGGCTTGACTAAGGAATCTACTTCGCTTTGGGTTTTTTGGCCACTGCGTATTTTGATAATCTTCCCTATTTACCAAATCGTTTTGGTAGGAATGGGATGGGTTTTTGGACAGCATGCGTTTTTCTGGGAATTTGAAAAGAAGATGTTATCTAGGTTTGGTATTAAGTTGTGA
- the serC gene encoding 3-phosphoserine/phosphohydroxythreonine transaminase, translating into MLKHNFSAGPCILPQEVFKKAAAAVLNFNDLSILEISHRSKDFVAVMEKAQALALEHLGLTDKGYKAIFLGGGASMQFLMVAYNLLEKKAAYLNTGTWSDKAIKEAKMFGEVVEVGSSKKDNYNYIPKGYVVPEDVDYFHFQTNNTIFGTQLQYTPDVSVPLICDMSSDIFSRQRDFEKYDLIYAGAQKNMGPAGATLIVVKEDILGKVSRQIPSMLDYRKHISKESMFNTPPVFPIYVSMLTLEWLKENGGIDAIEKLNNQKAALIYNEIDRNPLFKGFVTEKEDRSTMNATFVLNNEAHAPAFDALWKEAGINGLNGHRSVGGYRASMYNALPLESVQALVDTMKELERTA; encoded by the coding sequence ATGCTTAAGCACAATTTTAGCGCAGGTCCTTGCATACTGCCACAAGAAGTTTTCAAAAAAGCAGCTGCAGCTGTTCTTAATTTCAATGACCTTAGTATTTTAGAGATTTCCCACCGGAGTAAAGATTTTGTTGCGGTAATGGAAAAAGCCCAGGCTCTAGCCTTAGAACACTTAGGTTTAACTGATAAAGGTTACAAAGCAATCTTTTTAGGTGGCGGCGCAAGCATGCAATTTTTAATGGTAGCTTATAACCTACTTGAGAAAAAAGCAGCCTATCTCAATACAGGTACTTGGAGCGATAAAGCGATCAAGGAAGCCAAAATGTTTGGAGAGGTTGTTGAAGTAGGCTCTTCAAAGAAAGACAACTACAACTATATACCTAAAGGTTATGTAGTGCCAGAAGATGTGGATTACTTTCACTTTCAGACCAATAACACCATTTTTGGTACGCAGTTACAGTACACACCTGATGTTTCTGTTCCTCTTATTTGTGATATGAGTAGTGATATTTTTTCAAGACAACGCGATTTTGAAAAATACGATTTGATTTATGCTGGAGCTCAAAAAAATATGGGCCCTGCTGGAGCCACATTAATTGTAGTAAAAGAAGATATCTTAGGGAAAGTTTCAAGACAAATCCCTTCTATGCTCGATTATAGAAAACACATCTCTAAAGAGTCTATGTTCAATACGCCACCAGTATTTCCTATTTATGTGAGCATGCTCACCTTAGAGTGGCTAAAAGAAAACGGCGGAATTGATGCGATTGAAAAACTCAACAATCAGAAAGCTGCTTTGATTTATAACGAAATAGATCGCAACCCATTATTTAAAGGTTTCGTTACAGAAAAAGAAGATCGTTCCACTATGAACGCCACTTTTGTACTGAACAATGAGGCACATGCCCCTGCTTTTGACGCTTTATGGAAAGAAGCAGGAATCAACGGTTTAAACGGTCATAGGTCTGTAGGTGGATATCGTGCAAGTATGTACAATGCTTTGCCATTAGAAAGCGTACAAGCACTTGTGGATACCATGAAAGAACTAGAGAGAACAGCTTAA
- a CDS encoding DUF1456 family protein: MDNNDILRRLRFTLNLSDDSMMDMYAKGGERVSRAEISSWLKKEEDEDFDVVVDENLATFLNGLIVNYRGKKEGQIPVVETELDNTIILRKLKIAFNFTSDELIYIWKKADVEISETELSAFFRKKSHPKFKYLNDQYLRKFLKGFQIQRKTQREKEAYRNSFKK, translated from the coding sequence ATGGATAACAACGATATTTTAAGAAGACTGCGATTTACTCTCAACCTGAGTGATGATTCCATGATGGATATGTATGCTAAAGGAGGTGAGCGTGTTTCTAGAGCAGAGATAAGTAGCTGGCTTAAAAAAGAGGAGGATGAAGATTTTGATGTTGTTGTCGATGAGAATCTAGCGACTTTTCTCAATGGTCTTATCGTGAATTATCGCGGTAAAAAAGAGGGGCAGATTCCTGTTGTAGAAACAGAATTAGACAATACTATTATTTTGCGCAAACTGAAAATTGCTTTTAATTTCACTTCAGACGAGTTGATTTATATCTGGAAAAAAGCTGACGTTGAAATTAGTGAAACAGAGTTAAGCGCCTTTTTTAGAAAGAAATCACATCCTAAGTTTAAATACTTAAACGATCAGTATTTACGTAAATTCCTAAAAGGATTCCAGATTCAGCGCAAAACACAGCGGGAGAAGGAAGCCTATAGAAATTCTTTTAAGAAGTAA